The Algoriphagus sp. TR-M9 genome has a window encoding:
- a CDS encoding SusD/RagB family nutrient-binding outer membrane lipoprotein, with protein sequence MKKYISIILTGVLLVASSCDGDFAEINTDPNRADGEVFDPNLILPTVSANYSNMMTGYTGAILFQSMWVQVMASTSTGGANYYSNADKYVASGSTNSYIQSVWNDGYSSASRVYQMQKLAEEKGYSNLVAVGEIWKVLTLSFVSDIYGDLPYSEALLAEEGITQPKYDPQSEAYMAMLSDLESALSSINESGDPIRNDVLYDGDLTKWKKLGYSIMLRMAMRMVDVDPASAQSYVQKAIAGGVFSSTDDEAVLASDQANGYANSSANALNVTDDVYEVRWSDKLINFLKANDDPRLSVIAEVPVAGLAGNRSTEPGNNAPEDQLGLPNGYDLRGGATDVSNAPNYPGGTGSGDDLAPIGNYSRPTAIYRDRDAPVFILTYAEIQFLLADAAARGYSVPMSAAEHYEAGLEAAMVTIGKFGGASVSASDAASFVAANPLDTSSAEASLQMINEQIWATTGILANFVESWNNWKRSGYPELTPVNYTGNFSQGQIPRRQLYPSSESTTNPENLANAISSMGGDTWTTTVWWDN encoded by the coding sequence ATGAAAAAATATATAAGCATAATCCTTACGGGTGTATTATTGGTGGCTTCTAGTTGCGATGGTGACTTTGCAGAGATCAATACTGATCCTAACCGTGCGGATGGGGAAGTTTTCGACCCCAACTTGATTTTGCCTACTGTATCTGCCAACTATAGTAACATGATGACCGGCTATACCGGAGCCATCCTGTTTCAAAGCATGTGGGTACAAGTGATGGCTTCCACCTCTACCGGTGGGGCAAACTATTATTCCAATGCGGATAAGTATGTGGCATCTGGAAGTACCAATAGTTATATACAAAGTGTCTGGAATGACGGGTATTCTTCTGCATCTAGAGTCTATCAAATGCAGAAACTGGCTGAAGAAAAAGGCTATTCTAATTTAGTTGCCGTAGGAGAGATCTGGAAAGTACTTACGCTTTCATTTGTCTCTGATATTTATGGTGATTTGCCATATTCTGAAGCTTTGCTGGCAGAGGAAGGCATTACCCAGCCAAAATATGATCCGCAGTCGGAAGCCTATATGGCAATGCTGTCTGACTTAGAATCAGCCCTAAGCTCAATCAATGAATCTGGTGACCCGATCAGAAATGACGTGCTGTATGATGGAGATTTGACCAAGTGGAAGAAACTAGGTTATTCCATTATGCTGAGAATGGCCATGAGAATGGTAGACGTAGATCCAGCTTCAGCTCAGTCTTATGTTCAAAAAGCAATCGCTGGAGGCGTATTCAGCTCTACCGATGATGAAGCGGTACTGGCTTCCGATCAGGCAAACGGATATGCAAACTCCAGTGCCAATGCGTTGAATGTAACTGATGATGTATATGAGGTTCGCTGGTCTGATAAGTTGATCAATTTCCTAAAAGCAAATGATGATCCTAGGCTTTCGGTTATTGCTGAAGTTCCAGTGGCTGGCTTAGCTGGAAACAGAAGTACGGAGCCGGGTAATAACGCTCCTGAAGATCAGTTGGGGCTTCCTAATGGCTATGACCTAAGAGGCGGTGCCACGGACGTATCTAATGCACCAAACTATCCAGGAGGAACGGGAAGTGGTGATGACTTGGCGCCAATTGGGAATTACTCTAGGCCTACCGCCATCTATAGAGATAGAGATGCACCTGTGTTCATCCTGACTTACGCTGAAATCCAGTTTTTACTAGCAGATGCAGCGGCCAGAGGATACTCGGTGCCTATGTCAGCAGCTGAGCATTATGAAGCGGGCCTTGAAGCTGCGATGGTTACCATCGGCAAATTTGGTGGAGCAAGTGTGTCTGCTTCTGATGCAGCATCTTTTGTAGCTGCCAATCCATTGGATACCAGTAGTGCTGAAGCTTCACTTCAAATGATCAATGAGCAGATTTGGGCTACTACAGGGATTTTAGCTAATTTCGTAGAGTCTTGGAACAATTGGAAAAGATCTGGATACCCAGAACTTACTCCGGTTAATTACACCGGTAATTTCTCCCAGGGCCAAATCCCAAGAAGACAGCTTTACCCTTCATCAGAGAGTACTACCAATCCGGAAAACCTAGCCAATGCGATTTCCAGCATGGGTGGAGATACCTGGACTACTACGGTATGGTGGGATAACTAA
- a CDS encoding SusC/RagA family TonB-linked outer membrane protein, with amino-acid sequence MRKLLPIAFTLVLIFGLAAIAQAQNRVLRGTVTSSSDGLPMPGVTILDKSNQTGTTTDVDGQFSLSVSSSSVLVFSFIGYAPQEIAVGDKTELNVVLDEDASELSEVVVTALGISKEKETLGYSVTEVGSESLTQARETNVANSLAGRVAGLVVKGTNSGPGGTSKITLRGLPSISGTGSPLYVINGIPMDNTQRGSAGQWGGADSGDGIGNLSPDDIETMTVLKGQAASALYGSRASNGVILITTKKGAKGGDWSLNYTMNYMVEDPVDFTDFQQVYGQGTGGAKPATATDAQSTGRLAWGAMMDGSSVIGFDGNQYPYSPTSDGYINFYRTGTNFTNTVSLSKGLGEDGSFRMSVSNLDAKSIVPSSGVDRLTINLNVEQNITDKLSVTAMINYIDQKSTNVPNLSDGPKNPNNFLLLAPNISQGIFAPGFDPETGAETVFSDDIYVTNPYFIVNQGINDLGRKRTISAISTKYNFTDDIYAMVRLGNDASNDDFFSVDPYGLAYTGDLKGNLNSRGQSQRSETNIDGILGATFDLNEKWNLDALAGVNMRNNKFETVGVGGSRFVLPYLYSPFNVETFSRSYDYDEREVHSGYYSLGIGYNSILTLTTTGRYDVYSTLPTDNNSIFSPSVAAAFVFDQLIDMPALDFGKLRASYAVTSGEPFDAYQSTFYYTSANSYNGVPAGSSPTALPNLNLKPFTTSEIEFGLDLSFFNNRLAFDVAYYQKETHNEIMNANLSITSGFNSSVVATGSTSNKGLEVLVTGTPVQTPNFMWRSSFNMSSVKNKILSTDPNNNPINLGQNRGTLGNAVTAFVVGEAGPQIRAYDYAYNEDGTIQVDEAGLPVRGELINMGTVLPTLYGGWNNEFNYKGIALSFLIDYNFGNKVLSATEFYSIFRGLNQVTLEGREGGVTNDGVTAPAEEYYRALAQNVTSTSVVDGDFIKLRQLTLGYSFPEKWFGNTPVLKGLDVSFVARNLAILMRKADNIDPEASFGSNINYTGIEGGNLPSTRSFGFNLNFKLN; translated from the coding sequence ATGAGAAAATTGCTACCAATTGCATTTACTCTGGTTTTGATTTTTGGCCTGGCGGCCATTGCTCAAGCCCAGAATAGGGTGCTCAGAGGTACCGTGACTTCATCGTCTGACGGTTTGCCTATGCCAGGAGTTACCATCCTGGATAAAAGTAACCAGACTGGGACCACTACAGATGTAGATGGCCAGTTCTCCCTGTCTGTGAGTTCATCTTCAGTGTTGGTTTTTTCCTTTATCGGTTATGCTCCACAGGAGATAGCGGTAGGAGATAAAACAGAACTGAATGTGGTGCTGGATGAAGATGCCAGCGAACTATCCGAGGTCGTAGTAACGGCCCTGGGTATCAGTAAAGAAAAAGAAACGCTAGGGTATTCTGTAACTGAGGTGGGGAGTGAATCCTTGACTCAAGCCAGAGAAACCAACGTTGCCAATTCACTGGCCGGCCGCGTGGCAGGCTTAGTGGTGAAAGGAACAAATTCCGGCCCTGGAGGAACTTCCAAGATTACCTTGAGAGGTCTGCCAAGTATCAGTGGTACAGGGTCTCCCCTTTATGTAATCAATGGTATCCCTATGGACAATACCCAAAGAGGATCTGCTGGTCAATGGGGAGGAGCTGATAGTGGAGATGGGATAGGAAACCTTAGCCCGGACGATATTGAGACCATGACCGTACTGAAAGGTCAGGCTGCTTCTGCACTTTACGGATCCAGAGCATCTAACGGCGTGATCCTGATCACGACCAAGAAAGGTGCAAAAGGCGGAGATTGGTCCTTGAACTACACCATGAACTATATGGTAGAAGATCCAGTAGACTTTACCGATTTTCAGCAGGTGTATGGGCAAGGTACAGGGGGGGCTAAACCTGCCACAGCTACCGACGCTCAGTCCACAGGAAGGTTGGCCTGGGGAGCTATGATGGACGGAAGTTCAGTCATTGGTTTTGATGGCAATCAGTATCCTTATTCCCCTACCAGTGATGGATACATCAATTTTTATAGAACCGGCACTAACTTTACCAATACAGTTTCACTTTCCAAAGGACTAGGAGAGGATGGTTCTTTTAGAATGTCTGTTTCCAATCTGGATGCAAAGTCTATTGTGCCAAGCAGTGGAGTGGATCGATTGACCATTAACCTAAATGTGGAACAAAACATTACAGACAAGCTGAGTGTCACTGCCATGATCAATTACATTGACCAGAAGTCTACAAATGTCCCTAACCTCAGTGACGGACCTAAAAACCCAAACAACTTCTTGCTATTGGCCCCAAACATCAGCCAGGGAATTTTTGCCCCTGGTTTTGATCCGGAGACTGGTGCAGAAACGGTTTTCAGTGATGATATCTACGTGACGAACCCTTATTTTATCGTTAATCAAGGAATCAATGATTTAGGTAGAAAGCGTACTATCTCAGCGATTTCCACCAAATATAATTTCACAGATGACATCTATGCCATGGTGAGATTAGGAAATGACGCCTCGAATGATGACTTCTTCAGTGTAGACCCATACGGCTTGGCATACACCGGAGACCTAAAGGGAAACCTGAACAGTAGAGGCCAAAGCCAGAGATCAGAGACTAACATTGATGGTATTTTGGGGGCTACATTTGATCTGAATGAAAAATGGAATCTAGACGCCCTGGCCGGTGTCAATATGCGGAATAATAAGTTTGAAACTGTGGGAGTTGGAGGTAGCCGATTTGTGCTTCCATATCTTTACTCACCTTTCAACGTGGAGACTTTCTCCAGATCTTATGATTACGATGAGCGGGAGGTACACTCAGGATATTATTCCTTAGGTATTGGTTACAACAGCATATTAACCTTGACTACCACTGGTAGATACGATGTGTACAGTACCTTGCCTACTGACAATAACAGTATCTTCTCGCCTTCAGTGGCTGCAGCATTTGTGTTTGATCAGTTGATCGATATGCCAGCACTTGATTTTGGTAAATTAAGAGCTTCGTATGCAGTGACCAGTGGAGAGCCTTTTGATGCCTATCAGAGTACCTTTTATTATACCTCTGCAAACTCTTACAACGGCGTACCTGCAGGTTCTTCTCCTACAGCGCTTCCAAATTTGAATCTGAAACCATTTACTACCAGTGAAATTGAGTTCGGTTTGGATTTGAGTTTCTTTAACAATCGCCTGGCGTTTGATGTCGCTTACTATCAGAAAGAGACACACAATGAGATCATGAATGCTAACCTCAGCATCACCTCTGGATTCAACAGCTCAGTAGTGGCTACAGGGTCTACCAGTAACAAAGGTCTTGAGGTTTTGGTGACAGGTACACCTGTACAAACACCGAATTTCATGTGGAGATCTTCCTTCAATATGTCCAGTGTGAAAAATAAAATCCTAAGTACAGATCCGAATAATAATCCTATCAACCTAGGTCAAAATAGAGGTACACTGGGAAATGCGGTGACAGCATTCGTGGTGGGAGAAGCCGGCCCACAAATCAGAGCCTATGATTATGCCTATAATGAGGATGGAACTATACAAGTAGACGAAGCAGGCCTTCCAGTGAGAGGGGAGCTGATCAATATGGGTACGGTTCTGCCTACCCTCTATGGAGGATGGAATAACGAGTTCAATTATAAAGGCATCGCACTATCCTTCCTGATTGATTACAACTTTGGCAATAAAGTCCTTTCGGCAACGGAGTTTTACTCCATCTTTAGAGGTTTGAATCAAGTAACCTTAGAAGGAAGAGAAGGTGGTGTGACCAATGATGGAGTGACTGCTCCAGCAGAGGAATACTACAGAGCTTTAGCCCAAAACGTTACCAGCACCAGTGTAGTAGATGGTGATTTCATCAAATTGAGACAATTAACATTGGGGTATTCCTTCCCGGAAAAATGGTTCGGAAATACACCGGTATTGAAAGGGCTTGATGTATCCTTTGTAGCTAGAAATTTAGCTATTCTGATGCGCAAGGCAGACAATATTGACCCAGAAGCTAGTTTTGGTTCTAACATCAACTATACAGGTATAGAAGGTGGTAACCTACCTAGCACCAGATCTTTTGGGTTTAATCTTAATTTCAAATTGAACTAA
- a CDS encoding SusD/RagB family nutrient-binding outer membrane lipoprotein: MKFKSLYIGAIVAASLASCTESDFADNYTDPAKVSETTVGKQFTGMIYSFRNYVLPTYDDYFVGQRITSNRYTQAIGWVNGENQYVPGSEAINRRWRAFYETLAQYREIEKIYEGLTEVAAADQRIYMIAAKTFLYDQAQKEIDYHGDIPFTQAAMLSQNGGDYQSSYAPYDDAETLYTMMLDELAAMADEMNTMTVNPGVLAEFEIQDVINDGDLMLWKKYINSVRLRMLTRVSGTSTFSARANAEIGDILSNPATYPVVTSIQDFIAWDGYTAGTWMQANSFQSGLEDWDGNIAGKVIIDHMLANEDPRLTYVFEPGLEAEPGQYMGLDPLLNASAQNELVLAGTLSIYNRSTLSRNQNFPGIIISASEVNFLAAEYYLKTGQNAMAQAAYETGVLNSIDQYVYLRSISNNGDSPDPVEPTSADRDAYLAQGDVSWTAATSAEEKLKLIAEQKWLHFNVIQPNENWAEYRRLGLVDLEFWTDQSNQQSQPPYRWVYPSSEQTYNAENYSVVQPQDNLTNALFWDVE, encoded by the coding sequence ATGAAATTTAAAAGTTTATATATAGGTGCAATCGTGGCAGCTTCATTAGCTAGCTGCACCGAATCAGACTTTGCAGATAACTATACAGATCCAGCTAAAGTCTCTGAAACTACAGTCGGGAAGCAGTTCACAGGTATGATCTATTCATTCAGGAATTATGTGCTTCCGACGTACGATGACTACTTTGTCGGGCAAAGAATTACAAGTAACCGATATACTCAAGCGATCGGCTGGGTAAATGGTGAAAACCAATACGTGCCTGGTTCTGAAGCAATAAATAGAAGATGGCGTGCTTTCTATGAGACATTGGCGCAGTACAGAGAGATCGAAAAAATCTATGAAGGTCTAACTGAAGTTGCCGCTGCAGATCAAAGGATCTACATGATCGCTGCGAAAACGTTTCTATACGATCAAGCACAGAAAGAAATAGATTATCATGGCGATATTCCTTTTACTCAGGCGGCTATGCTGAGTCAAAATGGAGGAGATTATCAGAGTTCTTATGCTCCTTATGACGATGCCGAGACACTGTATACCATGATGTTGGACGAGTTGGCTGCAATGGCTGATGAGATGAATACTATGACTGTGAACCCTGGTGTTTTGGCTGAGTTTGAAATCCAAGACGTAATCAATGATGGTGATTTGATGCTTTGGAAAAAGTACATCAACTCTGTGAGACTTCGTATGTTGACTCGAGTAAGTGGTACTAGTACATTCTCTGCAAGAGCTAATGCAGAAATCGGCGATATTCTTTCAAATCCAGCTACTTACCCAGTAGTGACTTCCATCCAGGACTTCATTGCCTGGGATGGTTACACGGCAGGTACTTGGATGCAAGCAAATTCATTTCAGAGCGGTTTGGAAGATTGGGATGGAAATATTGCGGGCAAGGTCATCATAGATCATATGCTAGCTAATGAGGATCCTCGTCTGACGTATGTATTTGAACCAGGGCTAGAGGCAGAGCCGGGTCAATATATGGGCTTGGATCCACTTCTGAATGCTTCTGCTCAGAATGAGTTGGTACTTGCCGGTACATTGAGTATCTACAATAGATCTACTTTGTCTAGGAACCAAAATTTCCCTGGAATTATCATCTCTGCTTCGGAAGTTAACTTCCTTGCTGCTGAATATTATCTGAAAACTGGACAGAATGCCATGGCGCAGGCTGCTTATGAGACTGGGGTTCTCAATTCAATTGATCAATATGTGTATCTGAGAAGCATTTCGAATAATGGAGATTCCCCTGATCCAGTGGAGCCTACTAGTGCTGATAGGGATGCTTACTTGGCGCAAGGGGACGTCTCTTGGACTGCTGCTACTTCTGCTGAGGAAAAGCTGAAGTTGATCGCAGAACAAAAATGGTTACACTTCAATGTGATCCAGCCAAACGAAAACTGGGCTGAATATAGAAGATTGGGGCTAGTCGATCTAGAGTTCTGGACTGATCAGTCCAATCAGCAAAGCCAGCCTCCTTACAGATGGGTGTATCCAAGTTCAGAGCAGACCTATAATGCTGAAAATTATTCCGTGGTTCAGCCTCAGGATAATCTTACCAATGCGCTGTTCTGGGATGTTGAATAA